GACATGGAGAAGTATCTGGAACTTGGCAAAATAGACTTTCAAGACTTATTGAATTTCCAACGCCAGATGAAACACGAAGATATATCAATGAAGATGTAATTACTGCCATGAAAAATGTAGAAGAAGAGCTTGAAAGACATGGTTGGAATGTAGAAGTTACCAATAATAAAGAGAAAAGTGTTTCTATTTTAACGGTAGAACACAATGGTGATTTAGACTTTACTTATGAAGTAAGATTTAGTAGATATGATACACCAACATATGCATTTCCTGAAATACTTAATCCAAATCATGAACAAAAGAAATACGCTAGAGCAGAAGTTTACTTACAAGATGGGAATAAAGCTTATGATATTTATGGATATGAGATGGATGTAGTTGCAAGTGATATTATTGATCAGTTTGAAAAACACAGACACTTTTTACATATTACTGCTGGATTAAATCCTGTTATACCTATAGATTAAAAAATTTAAGCCAATAGCTTTTAAGGCTGTTGGTTTATTAAAACTTTCATTATATTTTTGCTGATGGTCTAATCATATCTATATGAGGAATCCCATCTTCATCGTATGGTTCAGTTATAACTTCAAATCCCAGTGATTCATAAAAGTTTTTCAAGTAAACTTGAGCGCCAATTTTAATACCCATTTGTGGAAATTGTTCTTCTGTGAAGCGAATTGCTTCATTCATTAATGCCCGTCCAATTTTCAAATTTCTAAATTTTTCTAAAGTCATAACACGACCAATAGAGGGTTGTACATATTTAACCCCAGGATCAACAACTCGAACATATGCAGCTAATTCACCATTTAAAAAAACAGAAAGATGCCATGAATGAAGATCCATATCATCTGTTTCTTGGTAAGGACATTGTTGTTCTACAACAAATACTGATTCACGTGCTTTGATTATTTCAAATAATTCCAAAGCACTTAAAGACTCTAGTCGTGACCATTTAAAATCCAATTTCATTAATTATTATCTCCTATTAATACTTTTAATTACTAGTTATAAATATCGATAAGTTTAGCAACTATAGACTATAAATACCCTTATTGATACACAATATTGATTAGTATCTTGTTCACAGATTTATATTTTATTTTTACTCTACTCTCTTGAAGAACAAGTTCTCCTATTCTGTTATTTTTACCTTTCAGTATTTAGTCACTTCGTTCCGATATGTATTGACGAAAAGTAAGCAAAAACAAGAAGATTTAGGTGTTTATGAGAGTACTTGATATAGGTACTTAAAAGTACCTATATTTTAGAGAAGTTATAAATTAAAGTAAAATCCCAGCTAATAAATAAACAATAGCAATAGTTACAAGACCTTGAAGTAAAGTAGCTGTAGTATATGCTTTATATGCAGTTGCTACATCCATTTGACTAAATCTTGATACAACCCAAAAGAAACTATCATTTGCATGACTTACAGTCATTGCTCCTGCCCCAATTGCCATTACTGTTAATACTTTTCCAAGTTCACTATCTAAACCTAGACTTGCAAGTAAAGGATAAATTATAGTAGAAGTTACAACTAATGCGGTTGTTGATGAACCTTGAGCTGATTTTAAAGCGGCTGCAATAATAAAAGGAACAAGAATACCTAAACTTAGGGTTTGAAGAACATCACCTAAATATGCTCCTATCCCACTTGCTTTTAACACAGCCCCTAAAGCTCCACCTGCACCTGTGATAATTAAAATCTCACCTGCATTTTTAACCCCTTCACCTATCCAACCTGACAATCTCTCTTCATCAAATTTTGGTAAAAGCATCGTAGCAAATAGTAAACCAATAAATAAAGCATTTGTAGGATTTCCTAAAAATATAAATAATTTATAAATAGAAGTTTCACTCATATCTTTAAAAACAAGTTTTATTATACTAGCTAATGCCATTAAAAGAATTGGAATAAAAATAGGTGCAAAAGATTTAAAAGCACTTGGTAATTCTCCATATTTTTCAATAACTTCACTATCTTTTTCCAAATCCACAAGAGTATCTTCTCCACTTTTATAGATTTTTCCAGAACGCAAAGCCCAAAAATAACCTGCAAGCATTGTTATGATAGATATAAAAATACCAAAGATAATTACAAGTCCTAAGTTATCAACCATCAAATTACCTGCTGCTGCAATAGGACCAGGTGTTGGAGGAACTAAAGTATGAGTTGCGAAAAGTCCAGTTGCCAAAGCGACACTCATAGCAACACCAGAAACTTTTAATTGCTTAACCATAGAGCGTTTTAAAGCATTTAAGATTACAAATCCACTATCACAAAAAACAGGAATAGAAACAATATATCCAATTACTGACATGGCTAATACAGGTCTTTTCTTACCAACAATTTTTAAAATAACATTTGCCAT
This portion of the Arcobacter nitrofigilis DSM 7299 genome encodes:
- a CDS encoding GNAT family N-acetyltransferase, with protein sequence MKLDFKWSRLESLSALELFEIIKARESVFVVEQQCPYQETDDMDLHSWHLSVFLNGELAAYVRVVDPGVKYVQPSIGRVMTLEKFRNLKIGRALMNEAIRFTEEQFPQMGIKIGAQVYLKNFYESLGFEVITEPYDEDGIPHIDMIRPSAKI
- a CDS encoding GntP family permease — translated: MLVVILLLAVIFIVLATSKWKLHPFIALLIAAYGIAISVGMGYNEIASTMTKGFGGILAYIGIVIVLGTIIGVILEKSGAAITMANVILKIVGKKRPVLAMSVIGYIVSIPVFCDSGFVILNALKRSMVKQLKVSGVAMSVALATGLFATHTLVPPTPGPIAAAGNLMVDNLGLVIIFGIFISIITMLAGYFWALRSGKIYKSGEDTLVDLEKDSEVIEKYGELPSAFKSFAPIFIPILLMALASIIKLVFKDMSETSIYKLFIFLGNPTNALFIGLLFATMLLPKFDEERLSGWIGEGVKNAGEILIITGAGGALGAVLKASGIGAYLGDVLQTLSLGILVPFIIAAALKSAQGSSTTALVVTSTIIYPLLASLGLDSELGKVLTVMAIGAGAMTVSHANDSFFWVVSRFSQMDVATAYKAYTTATLLQGLVTIAIVYLLAGILL